Within the Nicotiana tabacum cultivar K326 chromosome 11, ASM71507v2, whole genome shotgun sequence genome, the region AGCCACAAAAGTTGCAATTGTGGTCTCTCCCTATGAGAGCCTCCTTGAAAGCCTTTTTCTTGAAAGTCCAAGCACCACTCCTCCAATTGAAATGGTACAAAGGGAGGAACCTTTGTCCATAAATGGATATGAATTCTAGTGCCGCTAGAATGAACTCAAATTCTTCCTTGGACATGTAGTAAGGAAAACTGACCCTTGTCCATCCTGGCTTCACTCCACTATAGCCCTGTACATCGAGATCAACGAAAATTATAAGGTCCCCTAAAATATAATTATAGGTAATCATTCATAAAATGTGGGATCATTAACCTGGAAAAAGGCAGGTTATTTACTATAGCAGGTTAAAGTATAATGATAGTGTAAATTTCTTTTTTCATTGTCAGTATATCCAAGTTAGAAGAGAGCCTTGGAGCAACAGTAAAGTTTGTCTCTTTGTGACATATAGACCACGGATTCGAACCGTGGAATCAGCCATTGATGCTTGCATCAGAGTAGGCCGGATACATCACACCTCTTTGGGTGCGGTCCTTCACGTGACCATGCATGAACATAGAATGCCTCgtgcatcgggctgccctttTGTCAATACATGTAAGTTAAATCTTTTATTATGGAGACTCACCATTTGAATTGCATCTTTGAAGGCAAGAGAGTGAGGTTCATCAACCTTGAGCAAGATATGTCCATAGGGTCCAGCACAAGCACACCCTCCTCTAGCTTGGATACCAAATAGGTCATTAAGCAGCTTAGCGACAAAAGGGCCGTGAAGTGGCTTATCTTTCTTGTTCCCTGTCTCTCGCCATAGGTAAAGCTCGTTGTCTTCGCCATTGATGTCACCTGATGAGGAGTAAGTTGTGGTATAGATGAGAAAAGAAAGCACAGCTTGTCTCTTGGCTgttacatttcccaaaacccatACGTTAGGATTTGGGAGAAGCCTCTCTAGTGCAAGCTCAATGTAGCCGTGCTCCATTCTTTCAATTACTTTGTGACTTATGAACTCTTTTACCCAAAATGATAGAGCTGTTCTCACTTTCTGTATGATTGGTGGTGTTCCTGCATCCTCCCTTTCTTCGATGTTCTCCACGTAGAGTGTGTCCTGGTAATTGTATATTATATCAGGAGTGTTTATAGCGCAGAATTATCATTAGAGCCAagtagaaaaggaaagaaaattaaaacacAGAAGCTTAGACACTTAAAAAGGGAGCAGTTAAATTTGTAACGTAAAAGTCTTATGATATCTTTCTTTAATGGTTTCTTATAGTGACCAGAAAAATGTGTAGTATCAAATAGTTTACTATACCACAGAAGTTATTAATTCATTTTTCCCTTTAACTAGTCAGGATCAAATGGTTATACCTCAGGcatattgctttttttttttgttactgaaagaaaagaaataacacaaGGCAAGATTCATTATTTCCTGCAAACCATAATAAAGAGAAATAGTGACGCAGTTGCATACTATTCAAAAGAGTTATTTATTCACCATAAATACGAATCactaaacttaaaatatatttacatgaATTTTTTAGAATAAAGTAGAAGAGAAATACAAACTACTACTAGTAACAAATAGTTAGATAGTAAGGGGATGGAGATAGATGAGAAACCAATTTATCCTTTAAATATGCGGGTTGGTAACGGAAGAAGAGAGCATTTAATAAGAATTCGAGTTTGGTTATTGTAATTTATATCATGGTACCACTAaatctaatagcctgtttggccaagctttttttttgggggcaaaagtgcttttttttgtGGCACAAagtatttttggccaaaaactgaggtgtttggccaagcttttggaaggaaaaaaagtgtttttgaggagaagcagaagcagttttggagaagcagaaaaaagtagtttttctccaaaagcacttttctgagaagcacttttgagaaaaatacacttagaagcagttttcaaaagcttggccaaacactaattactgctcaaaagcgCTTTTCAAATTagttagccaaacacaaactgtttctcaccaaaagcacttttttaaaaagtacttttgagaaaagcacttctcaaaataagctgattttagaagcttggccaaacgggcagTGCCGGCTCAAGGGCCAAGCAAATGAAGCAATGGCTTTAGGCCCCCAAAATTTTGGGGGCCCAATTTAAAATTAATATATTAATTCTATGGTAATTTCCTTTAAGAAATATTAACTATCTATGGTAAAAGATTATAAGATATGCATAAAATAGGAAACTAATTATTTTGTCAATGTGATTGATGATGACTAATACTTAATTTATATTCTagtattaatattttattttttcctcatAATAAAACTTGTATTTTATATTCTCTTTTTTCCCTCTAATTACTAAGCTATCTATTCTCTAAAAAAAAGGAATGAAAAACATGgaataaattttttataaaaatttattattctGAAGTCCTCAAGCACTACAACAAACAAGTTAAAAAGGTTGGAATTTTATTCTATATCAAATTATAAGCTTCTAGAATCGTGTTCTATTATTCTAACTTTCTATTTTTGAGCTTTAgatttacaatatatatatatatatatatatatatatatatatatatatatatatatatatatatagtagccTATTACTTTTTATTATTTATCAGAGTGCACATATGTCAACTATAAAGCATTAATCAAATTAATCAATGTGAATTTCTTTTTAAAGTTTGAGGCCTCCTAATAATGTTTGGCTTTAGGCCTCCAATATTTTGAGCCGCCTGTGCGAGCTATAAGTCACGTCAATAAAAATTGTTAAAAGTACAATAGTATTGCCGTCTGAAATtcttttttgacttatttaattaGTCAAGCTCAATACCTAAATCAACTTTCACAAGTTTCTATTCTTTTTAGAAAGAAATTGACAAGAACCCCATGTGCCGTTTACACATCAAATAGCAGTCAAAATCATCTATCAAGCTGTTTGAATAAATTAAGCAAAGAAAccttaaacaaataattcaaaatttcataattGACACAAAGAAATCTACGGTGAAAAGGACATTacgatgaaaaagaaagaaaaggacaaCATATTAAAGAAACTTGCCTTCTCATTGAAGGGGTTGACAAAATCAACAGTACCACCACCACAAGTAGATGGAGGTGAAGTTCTCAATCGATAGAGTGCTTTATTCATTACAAGGACTCCTGGTGTCCCTGGCCCTCCAAGAAACTTGTGGGGGCTAAGAAAAACAGCATCGTACCCATCTATTTCTCCTGATCTCATCTCTATTTTTGCATATGGACCACTGCAACATGAGAACACATGAAAAAGAATACCCAAAATTGGAAAGAAGTAAAGCATGATTAGGATAACAAATAGAATTCAAATTACACTACTAAAAAATCAAGTTTTAGCGACggacaaattctgtagctaaacagaaaaatccgtCTCGCGCTAATGTCTTTAGCAACGGAATAACGACAAATTATCAAGAAATTCTACCAGCTACGAGCAATTTAGTGACAGACTAGCAACGGAATATAATTCGTAGCTAATTCAGGTTTTTATTGTAGTGTTATATGTACTTACTGTGTAAAGATATATTTGTTGTTTTAACATGTGAAATGAGCTTAGTACCATCTAAGTGACATGATGTTGTCAATGTTTTTAAACATTGTCAGTATATAGAAGTTAAACTCCATAATTAGCATACCTTGCAGCGAAATCAAAGCAAGCAAAAGCTCCATTTTTGTGGAGAAGACGAGCGATGGCTCTGGTATCAGAGTAAGTTCCAGTGACATTACTACAAGCTGAGAATGAACCCAACAATGGCCTATTCGTAGACTTGTAGAACTCAAGCTGAACTCTCAAAGCTTCCATATCCACAAGACCATTTTCATCCAAACCAATCTCCACAACTTCTGCTAAACTTTGTCTCCACGAAAGGATGTTAGAGTGATGCTCATAGGGGCCAACATATACTACCCATCTCTCTTTTGTTTCGTTGCGGAAGCATTTTGTGAGGACtttttctcttagaattgaagGGACTGTAATTCCCATGACTTCTTGGAGCCTTTTAATGGCTGCAGTAGAACCAGAACCACAGAATATTATAGCATCTTCTTCTCCTCCACCTAAGCATTTCTTCACGTAGGCTGCTGCTTCATGCACTATTTTTGTTGTTTGGTATCCTACGTAACTGTCACTAGTATGACTGTTGCCTGTAAAAATAAAGCACAGAAGTTTACATTTAAAAAAAGGCATCCCCTGTACTAAGCTTCCGCTATGAGCGGGGTcaggggaagggccggaccacaagagtctattgtacACAGCCTCACCCTGCATTTTTGTTGTTTGGTATCCCACGTAACTGTCACTGGTATGACTGTTGCCTGtaaaaataaagaacaaaagtTTATGTTAAACTGTTCCTATTTCATGGTCTTAAGGAGGTTCATGTATTGAACTAAAGGAAACATATATACCATAGAAAGGAAGGACGCTATTAGTGATATAATTTTCAATATAGTGAAGACATCTTCCAGAGGCAGTGTGATCAGCATAAGTAAGCCTACGTTTCCCAAAGGGTGTCTCAAAATCGGCATCTTCACCGATGATCTGAGAACGTAGCCAAGAAAGTTTCTTTTCAGTAGAGTCACTCTTTGATATGTTACCTTTTTCTAGCATATGAAATGACTCAATTCTGCTCCTTAAGTCTTCATGTGAAGCAACAGAGGAAGTAGTACTAGAAACAGTAGTATACTTCTTCTTATTGTGCTCTATGCTTTGGCCTCTTAGAGTTTCTCTCAACATGAGTTGCTCGTAATCCATGTCGAAGAGCAAATGAAAGAGAATTAAATTGGAGAGAAAATAAAGGAAGATTCTTATTAGAGTTGTGATGAGAAAATTCAGTGTGTTTGAGATGATGGAAAGAGGGGGGTATTTATAGGAGAAACGAGTAGAAAATTTCAGTGGGGAAATTAGAAGGATAATTAATGATGAAGAATCTAGGGGATGTGACTTAGTATTTTTCCGAAATACTTAATTGGTATTAATACCACCTCATCCTACCAATATTTCCAATTGTCGTTTTCAAAGATTGAAGCTACGAATTTGACCAATATTTTAAATCTGTGTATtccattttttaatttatttaagaaAGAATATCCTCTTTCTATATTTAAAAGTAATTTATATGTAAACTTCATATTTTAGCAAAGTTGTAACATTTTTAAGATCATAATTTAGAAGTTTAAAAGCCACATGAATGTCATAACATGTTTAAGACCGCATGTTTAGTTTCAATTTTTTCCTTCTTAATTTGTACAAATAGGTTGACACAAAGGGTGtgttggtataacggaaaatattttttgtggaaaatgtttttcaagaaaatattttcttggaatacaagtagtaatcttattcattttccggtgtttggtatgcaaattaaggaaaataacttctcaagagtattcataaataatttagatacattaaacatgaagccataaactttcgaaccaacaaccttccgaaccgaccaatttcataaactttcgaaacGTTAAATTTTTGAAACCGCGAACTTTCGGatccgtaaactttataatttctaaacacgtaaacttccaaacacataaacttccgaactcataactttggaacttgtaaaatttcgaacaAGTAAACcaaaagatgaaaaaactaaaactaaaaatatataaaagaaatattttttccggggtggggggggggggtacggggtgtagaaaaaacaaaaaaaaagcaaaaagcaaaaaagaaaaaactttttTTTGTGCGGGGTGGGGGGCAGTGGGGTGGGGAGGGAgtggggtgggtggtgcagaaaaacgaaaaaccagaaatttgaaattataaaaataaaaagtaaaaaaaataattttttttgggggggggggggggaagggggtAGCAGGGTGGGTAGTGacggaaaaaaaattaaaatttgaaaagaaattgGGGTGGGTAGGCgtggggtgggtgggtgggttggtgagggtggggaatATGGTGGAATTGAGAagaagttttggaaaatgttttttcttctcttgataaggaatacattttcctccaattggaggaaaatgagtttatAAGGAAtatgttttccaaaacatttaagccaaccaaacatgataaaattgaaaaatattttccaaaaaatatttttctacgtACCAAACACAATTGTTTAGCCATTTGCATTTAAGGAAAATTGTAActtatattaattttgtataattttgaatatccaaaattttcataaaaaatgaaGTAATATAGTTCGATATAGCTTCAAGAATTGGTCAAATTACTCCTTCACAAGCGAAAACTGCCCCAAGATGGGATGTATGGAGTATAATGTTCTTTTATCAATTAGTCTTATTTCACTTTTCATGAttaatttgctaaaatttcacAATCAAATCAAACATGAGATAGATAACAAAGGTTTATATCTCTACATCTTAAGAAAACTATATTTAATTACTATTCTCAAAATATCTTTTAGTATTATATTCTCGGAAAGATATGTTCCAGGGGACTAGAAATCTATTATACAAGtttcaaaataaataagaaaaaaaaaacacgtAATCTTGTTTCATAAGTTTTAACCACTTGTATTTGTATCGTATATCCAGTTCTCTTAAAAAACATTTAAATGAGAATATATATCTATGGGATGAAGGAAGttgttttttcattttccaaTGTACGATTTGGTCAAAATGGATGGCGCCTCAAATTAACCGCAACTTGTAATAATGGAATTAAAAGGCCAACAAATTAAACAGGAAGTCACTcgaaaaaagaaaatagagtcACAAGCAATTAGCAGGTGGAATCTAGCTATAAGAATACAAGACAATTTGAAATGACAAAAACTACACGAAAGTATTGtgtttatcatttttcatattgATATGGCCAAAAGAACATTTTTAGTATTAACTAAAGTTTTATTAATTTGAATCTTATGAAACGGAAAGTGTCAAACATTGTATTTTGAAATAGAGGAAGTAGTTTTTAACTTGTTAGCTGCTGATTCCTTAGATTGGTTCATGAATCATGCCGCCTACAAGGATTAATGGAAGAAATAGTCCTCTATGCTCATCTAGaatttaaatagaaaaaaatgaCTGTAATGGATCCAATATCCACAACCAAATACAAAAACCACATATTGATATATTGATAATGAGAACAAGGAATTACAATAGAAAGTAATTGTATATAAGGATAGTAAGAGAAAGAAAGGGGACGGAAAGACAGAGCTACGAAGAGAAATAGACTAGAGAGAGAGACCAGGAGGGGGAATTTCCAAATAACAATTTGCATAAGCATAACTTGCACGAACTGATAACTATAGTAACTGTATTTCCTCTTGTCCAGTAATTCCTCGACACCTATACCTCAACCCGGGTCCCAATTGTAGTCTAATAACTTCTCTTTGGGATGGTTACTCTGACTCACGCATAACCAATTCCCAAGCCCAATCCATTTGGTTTGGTCTACCTTGTTCATAACAATGACTCTGCAAAGATTTTTTACACGTTATTTATAGATCTCTTATGTATAAATATAAAGATTTCTtgtgaaagaaaaacataaaaataaaaccaATTGACTCAAAACAagcttaattattttattatatgcTCGATAGTGGTCTTTCCATATTTATACCCATTGATTAATGCGAAACAATATTAGGACCTATCACGTCCATTTTATAtgcttctatttttctttcttgagCACTCAAAATTTTCTTGTTTAGTTACCCACTATTAGATATCTCGGAAGAAttattttttctcttaaaaaGAGATATATTATAAATGTTAATAATACATGCTTTTATTAAATAGTATATACATTCGCATATTGAGTATATTGCACTGACGTTCCCTCTAAAATTGGCACAATTTGTGCATACTACACCTTATATAAGTTTCAAacattttccttttaaaattgcAATAATGAAAAATTGAAGGTAAAAAATATCATTATACAAATATAAGATACCAAATGAAAAGCAAGAACCAAGTACGAACTTCTTCACCCTTTAAacaataaaagttattttttaaaaacataaACATGTTAATCTGTCTATGTTAAACATAACTAAGTCTGGAGTTTCTCCTTGTCTTAGCAGCAGTAGTAGTATTAGTCGGGCATTTTCTTATTCTTAGTCCCTTATTTTAATATGGTGTGTCATTATTTTCAGTAGGATTGGCATTTTTCTTATAGTTTCGTATTCCTAGATTCATATTATTACTCGTACTATTTGCTTTCATTGTCTTATTACCTTGTTATTGCTATTGATTCTCTATTGCTTCATTTTTACTgttcttgagccgagagtctttcggaaatagtctctctaccttcataaggtaaaggtaaagtctgcgtacacactactctcccgaGATCCCACTTGAAGATTTCActggatattttttttttttttttttgttataactTAGTTGACTCATAAACTTCGAATCCAGGTCAACTGGCGAGGTAAAACAAGTTGAGCAAATTGCTCAATACACCATTAATTAAGGCTTTTATTGTTCAGTAGATCCTCCTCTTCTCATGTACCTGATGTGCATAAAAGTCCACGCGGTAAATGCTAGCATTAACTATAAGGTTGTACTGTTGCTCGAACTCTCCGAAATTATCGCTTGGTGTGTATGTCGAATCTTccaaaagtagtgtatttttggaggatccaatACGGGTACAATAATATTATGAAGACTCCGTGCAACATAGATTAGGATAAGTAAGTTCAGAATATCATGCTTCTAGAagctttttcttcaaaattctcaACCGTGAGCAAACTTATATGGGTTACATGTAGATGTTTCTGCTAGTAAATGTAGTACTACTTTATTGAAAACTCATGTAGGTCAAGCTTTTAACTGCAtccaagaaatatatatatatagtacttgaaacttcttacgtataCATGATGATGTGGTGAagctcttttcattcttttcttttctttttcatacttttttttttttgcaaagtgtATGAGACTCAATAGCTTTAGTTAAGTACGTGTTTAATATTAATGTAATCATTTTTCTTATTGAAGACAATATATTGTTATTTCTATTAAACACGTTTGTGTTgtttatatactgatttttaaTCCAGTTTAACAAAGTTCTTCATGGGAAGACGGTTTAGTATTGTTGCTGTTGCAAAGTAGAGTTTCCAGAATTTTTTGGCAATAAAATATTGTGTGAAAAGTGTGGTCCGTATTCTCTTTCCCACTCTCACAGTCGCGGAGCCACGATAAAAATGGGTACGTGTTTGGTAGAACCCACTAGCATTAATTTGAGTCAAATGATGTCTTTatatttagaaatttatttaatatGTGTAAGTAATCTATGCCGAATCAAATAAGCCGAAAGAATTGTGATTCAAAACTCATAAACTTGAAATTCTGAATCTACCTCTAACAGCTAGGGCTCTTGTGGGGATTATGTTAATTAGCAGAACACCCAAATAAAGTATTTAATTTTATTGAGAGATTTAGTGGGCGTTtgaacataagaattgtaaaatttaaaaaaaaaagtgaatttttttttcaagtgaaaatgatatttgaaaattagagttgtgtttggacatgaatataagtttggattatttttgaagttttgtgagtgatctgagtgaaaaattttgaaaaatagttttttggagtttttcaaattttaaaaaacttccaaaattcatcttcaagtgaaaattaaaattttatggcTAAACgctgaaaaaaagtaaaaaaaagtgaaaaaatactTATGTTCAAACGGGTTCTTAGACATTTAGTATCGCAAATCCATTTTAGGTTTCTCTATTATCTTCTATTTCTGTTGGAAATCCGCATCTATTTACACATAGCAAATATTGGTTGAGCGTTAAGCAAacagacaaaaataataaaacctaAAGCCAATCCTCTCATAAGCTAATATTTGGATTTTGCATATCTAtcaaattttctaacaaaatcaaCAATGACTAACAAGTATAACTGTTACGATCCCAACCCCAGttatgatggcgcccaacacactgctaggtaagcccgaccattcaacaacattatcccaaattcttattcagattatagataaatatcacaaaGAATTTtctaagtcatttcattcaagtgtataattaataataaaatctgcggaagtttaattaaaataccacaccatagcccaacagaatccggtgtcacgaatatgagcctctaatacagaatatccacctattacaagtctgtctaggaaaaatacggaataaaagatagagatagaggggagagatcaagactgcgaacgccatgcagctacctcaatactctcGGATACTGtctgctcagctaaacaattcctcacttagcctgtggtgtacctggatctgcacgcaaggtgcagggagtaatgtgagtactccgacccagtgagtaataaacataaataaaggctgagaataagaaatcatggaaaaatacaaagtaaactataactggcagtttagaacaacaaatagtgaagcaacaagtcaattaagtcagagtaccaaatactgagacaggtataacagataaaaacaaatgcatgagtgcaatgcaatgcatatgatggtacactctagtacccactgcggcgtgcagcccgagccatccatttatttatcgtcgacggcgctcactgggggtgtgtgcagactccggaggggctcctacatcccaagcgcaatatcaagccatctcgtggaatcaaatcTAGGCCAtcgcctcatatcaatctcagtataatcacccaggctctcggcctcaatatcaatgtaatcaaccaggctctcggcctcaatatcaatataacactgttgcggcgcgcagcccgatccatgctcagtccagaaatcatcataagccccttgggcatttgtaaaacagtaggtctcagcccgaaatatcatttaagttttcaaatcttagaaagatggttgagtttgcaaaacagtatttaaaaccttggactgaggtcaaatgatttgcaaaatatgcgaaagcagtgatatcaatgcctgaaggattcaaataattggcaagaagcccaaatgtaataattaaatccaagtaaggatgattctcaatttagttcaagtagaaaacacggtaaaaacatctctcgggacggaccaagtcacaatccccaacagtgctcTATCTCACGCCCGTTATCCGgtgtgcaagtcacctcaatatagcgttacgatgtgaaattccggggtttcaaaccctcaggacatcatttacatcaattactcacctcaagacggtcaaagtctagctcgctatgcccttcctctcaaattaccctcctcgtgcgacgaatctgcccaaaat harbors:
- the LOC107786404 gene encoding uncharacterized protein LOC107786404, producing MDYEQLMLRETLRGQSIEHNKKKYTTVSSTTSSVASHEDLRSRIESFHMLEKGNISKSDSTEKKLSWLRSQIIGEDADFETPFGKRRLTYADHTASGRCLHYIENYITNSVLPFYGNSHTSDSYVGYQTTKIVHEAAAYVKKCLGGGEEDAIIFCGSGSTAAIKRLQEVMGITVPSILREKVLTKCFRNETKERWVVYVGPYEHHSNILSWRQSLAEVVEIGLDENGLVDMEALRVQLEFYKSTNRPLLGSFSACSNVTGTYSDTRAIARLLHKNGAFACFDFAASGPYAKIEMRSGEIDGYDAVFLSPHKFLGGPGTPGVLVMNKALYRLRTSPPSTCGGGTVDFVNPFNEKDTLYVENIEEREDAGTPPIIQKVRTALSFWVKEFISHKVIERMEHGYIELALERLLPNPNVWVLGNVTAKRQAVLSFLIYTTTYSSSGDINGEDNELYLWRETGNKKDKPLHGPFVAKLLNDLFGIQARGGCACAGPYGHILLKVDEPHSLAFKDAIQMGYSGVKPGWTRVSFPYYMSKEEFEFILAALEFISIYGQRFLPLYHFNWRSGAWTFKKKAFKEALIGRDHNCNFCGSQMIHGLNLGCHDTKENNHGGGSPNKEGLIYKYVKYLETAKRIASLLPKFPPQRSMPEEIDPNLVPFRV